In the genome of Armatimonadota bacterium, the window CCTTCAACTCCCCCACCCTCCGCTCTGCCGCCACGGCCTCCAGCCGGGCCTGCTCGAGAAAGGCAGCGGCCGATCGCAGCGCCCTAGCGTCCCGGGCCTCCCGCAAGCGGACCTCCTCCTCCCGCACCTCGCCCCGGGCCTGCTCCAGCCGGACCTCCGCCTCCCGCAGGAACCGGAGGAGGCGTGCAAGCTCCCGGCGGGCCTGCCGCTCCCGGACGGCGCGCAGCCGACGCAGGCCCTCCAGCCGGAACCGGAACCGCCGCATCCCTACTCCCCGAGCTCCGCCAGTTGCCGGAGGGTTTCCTCGAAGGGTGTGCGCTCGTGGGGGAGCTGGCGCAGAAAGGCCCGGATGGCCTCGATGCGGTCCAGGGCCGCGTCCACCCTCGGATTCGCACCCCGGGTATAGGCGCCCAGGTTCACCAGGTCCTCCACCTCCCGGTAGGTGGCGAGGTGGGCGCGCACCGCCTGGGCCCACCGCAGGTGCTCGGGGCTCACGACGGAGGGCATCACGCGGCTCGTGGACTCCAGGACGTCGATGGGCGGGTAGTGGCCCTGGGCCGCGAGGGAGCGGGAGAGCACGATGTGGCCGTCGAGGATGCTGCGGGCGTGGTCCGCCACGGGGTCCATGAGGTCGTCGCCTTCCACCAGCACCGTGTAGAGGGCGGTGATGGAGCCCCGCTCGGAGGTCCCCGCCCGCTCCATGAGCTGGGGGAGGAGGGCGAAGACGCTGGGCGTGTATCCACGGCTGGTGGGGGGTTCTCCGACCGCGAGCCCGATCTCCCGCTGGGCCATGCAGAACCGGGTGACGGAGTCCATCATGAGCATCACGTCCATCCCCTGATCCCGGAAGGTTTCCGCCATGGCGGTGGCCACGAACGGCGCCCTTGCCCGCACGAGGGGAGGTTGATCCGAGGTGGCCACCACCACCACGGAGCGCTCGAGTCCCTCCCCCAGGTCGTTCTCGATGAAGTCCAGGACCTCTCGGCCCCGTTCACCCACCAGGGCGATGACGTTCACGTCCGCGCTGCTGTGCCGGGCGATCATGCCGAGCAGCGTGCTCTTCCCCACCCCGCTTCCCGCGAAGATCCCGATCCGCTGACCCCGGCCCAGCGTCAATAGCCCGTCGATGGCCCGCACGCCCGTGGGGAGCGGGGCGGTGATGCGGGGACGGTGGAGGGGATTGGGAGGGTCCGCGTGCAGCGGCCGCCAGCCCTCCGGGACAAGGGGCCGGCCATCCAAGGGCCTTCCCAGCCCGTCCGTCACCCGGCCCAGCAGCGACCGTCCCACGGGCACCCGCATGGCCCGGCCGGAAGGGACCACCGGGCTGCCGGGGCTGAGACCGCTCAGGGGTCCCAGGACCATCATGAGGAACCGGTCGTCCCGGAACCCCACCACCTCCGCGGGCAGTTCTCCCTGGGGGGTCTGCACCGTGCACCACTCGCCCACGTGCACCCGAGGTCCTCTCGCCTCGGCCACCAGGCCCACCACCTGCACCACCCGGCCGATGACCCGCACGGGGTCCGTCTCCCGCACCGCGCGGATCCACGCCTCCAGGGGGAGCTCGGGGATGCGGCTAGGCACCGAGCACCTCCTCCAGCCGCTCCCGCAGGCTCCCGAGCTGGGTCTGGAGGCTCGCGTCCACCTTCCCCGCCTCGGACTCCACCACGCACCCTCCTTCCACCTGCGGGTCCGGTACCCACACCACCCGTAGCCCGGGTCGCTCCAGGCCTCTAGAGCGGTCGCCCAGCAGTTCCAGATCCCGGGGGTTCACCCGCACCACGAGCTCCACGAACCCGTGGAGGCGCCCAGCGGCCTCCTGGACCCACTGCAGGAGGAGATCCGGATCCATCTCCACCGCCCGGCGCACCACCCGCCGGGCCACCTCCAGGCTCAACCGCACTACCGCGGGCGCGGCAAAGGAGGCCAGGGCCGCGGGCCCCTGGGCGGCCAGTTCGTCCACCACCCGATCCAGCCGTCTGAGCCGCTCCTGCCAGGCGGCCTCCCCTTCCGCGCGGGCTTCCTCCCGGGCCTGCACCACGGCCCGGGCGATCTCCACCCGGGCCTCCTCCCGGATGCGGCGGGCGGCCTCGTAGGCGCTCCGTAGGACCTCCACGGCCCGGGCGTCCGAGCCCTCCACCGTGGACTCCGGGCGGCCGACGGAGGTGGTGATGCGCACCAGGACCTCCTCCCGGGGTGCCTGCTTGATCACCGCGCGCACCGGCTCCCGCACCACATCCCTCCTAGACCAGGACCTCCTCCGATCCGCCCCGCACCAGCACGATCTGCCCGCTCTCCTCCAACTGCCGCACCACGGTAACGATGCGGCCCTGGGCTTCCTCCACGTCCCGCCGGCGGACGGGGCCCATGAGCTGGAGGTCTTCCCGGAGCGCCTCCGCGGCCCGCTGGCTCATGTTGCGGAAGATCTTCTCCCGCAGCTCCTCGCTGGCGCCCTTGAGGGCGAGGGCCAGGTCCTTGCTGTCCACGCTGCGCAGGACGATCTGGATGGAGCGGTCGTCCAGGTTCAGGAGGTCCTCGAAGACGAACATGAGCTTCTTCACCTGGGCCGCCAGCTCCGGATCCCGCTCCTCCAGGGCCTCCAATATGGCCCGCTCCGTGGCCCGGTCAGACTGGTTGATGATGGAGACCAGGGCCTGCACCCCGCCCACCGCGGTGAACTCCTGGGTGGGCAGGTTCACCAGCTTGCTCTCCAGGGCCATCTCCACCTCCCGGATGGTCTCCGGGGTGGTGCGGTCCATCACCGCCACCCGCTGCGCCACCTCCACCTGCAGCTCCCGGGGGAGGGAGGCGAGGACCGCGGCCGCCTGGGCGGGCTTGAGGTAGGCCACCACGAGGGCGATGGTCTGCGGGTGCTCCTGTTGGAGGAGGCTGGAGAGCTGCGCGGGATCCATGCGGCGGAAGGCGTCGAAGGGCGTGATCTGCAGGGAGGAGGTGAGGCGCTCCAGGATCTCCGCGGCCCGCTGCGGTCCCAGGGAGCGCTCCAAGAGATCCCGCGCGTACTGCAGCCCGCCCAAGGAGACGTACTCCCGGGCGAGGGTCAGTTGATAGCACTCCTGAATCACTTCCTCCCGCTCCTCCGGGGTGACGTGGTGGAGGCTGGCGATCTCGAAGGTGAGAGCCTCGATCTCCTCGTCGCCCAGGTGCCGCAGCACGTTCGCGGCCGCCTCCGGCCCCAGGGAGACCAGGAGCATGGCCGCCTTCTGACGTCCGGACAGGGCGTTTCGGGCGGGCATGACCTACTTCTCCGCGAGCCAGCTCTTGATCACCGCGGCCACCTCCGCAGGACGCTCCTGCGCCAGCCGCTGCAGCTCCCGTCGCGCGACGCTCTCCCCGTCCTGCCGCTCCCGCAGCACCTGGAGCACCCGCTCCTCCTCGTCCTCCGGGGGCTCGGGCAGGGCCGGCGGGATGGCCTGCACCGGCTCCACGCTGACGGACCACCGCCTGCGCCGCAGGAGCAACAGGGCCAGCATCAGGAGCAGGAGGAGGGCCCCGCCCGCGGCGGCCAGCAGGAGGGCCAGGGAGAGCTTCCGGCGCACCGCGGCCTGGGCCGCGGGAGCCCGGGGTTCCTCCGGGGCCCGGGCGGTGGGGAACTCCACCGCCTGCACCACGAGCACGTCTCCCCGGCGTCGGTCCAGCCCAACCGCAGCCGCGATGGAGGGCTCCAGGGCCCGCACGGCCTCCAGGGGAACCCGTTGATCCACCAGCACCGCGACCGAGAGCCGGCGGATCCCGCCCGCGCTCACCGCCCGCTCCACCCGGCGGGTCACCTGGTAGGTGGCGCGGGACTCCCGCCTCCGGTACTCGGCCC includes:
- the fliG gene encoding flagellar motor switch protein FliG, whose amino-acid sequence is MPARNALSGRQKAAMLLVSLGPEAAANVLRHLGDEEIEALTFEIASLHHVTPEEREEVIQECYQLTLAREYVSLGGLQYARDLLERSLGPQRAAEILERLTSSLQITPFDAFRRMDPAQLSSLLQQEHPQTIALVVAYLKPAQAAAVLASLPRELQVEVAQRVAVMDRTTPETIREVEMALESKLVNLPTQEFTAVGGVQALVSIINQSDRATERAILEALEERDPELAAQVKKLMFVFEDLLNLDDRSIQIVLRSVDSKDLALALKGASEELREKIFRNMSQRAAEALREDLQLMGPVRRRDVEEAQGRIVTVVRQLEESGQIVLVRGGSEEVLV
- a CDS encoding FliI/YscN family ATPase gives rise to the protein MEAWIRAVRETDPVRVIGRVVQVVGLVAEARGPRVHVGEWCTVQTPQGELPAEVVGFRDDRFLMMVLGPLSGLSPGSPVVPSGRAMRVPVGRSLLGRVTDGLGRPLDGRPLVPEGWRPLHADPPNPLHRPRITAPLPTGVRAIDGLLTLGRGQRIGIFAGSGVGKSTLLGMIARHSSADVNVIALVGERGREVLDFIENDLGEGLERSVVVVATSDQPPLVRARAPFVATAMAETFRDQGMDVMLMMDSVTRFCMAQREIGLAVGEPPTSRGYTPSVFALLPQLMERAGTSERGSITALYTVLVEGDDLMDPVADHARSILDGHIVLSRSLAAQGHYPPIDVLESTSRVMPSVVSPEHLRWAQAVRAHLATYREVEDLVNLGAYTRGANPRVDAALDRIEAIRAFLRQLPHERTPFEETLRQLAELGE
- the fliJ gene encoding flagellar export protein FliJ, which produces MRRFRFRLEGLRRLRAVRERQARRELARLLRFLREAEVRLEQARGEVREEEVRLREARDARALRSAAAFLEQARLEAVAAERRVGELKARVEAAWAQFLQARTERQVVERLRERRLQEHRREEERREQAQADEAALLRSARRP
- a CDS encoding FliH/SctL family protein, with product MREPVRAVIKQAPREEVLVRITTSVGRPESTVEGSDARAVEVLRSAYEAARRIREEARVEIARAVVQAREEARAEGEAAWQERLRRLDRVVDELAAQGPAALASFAAPAVVRLSLEVARRVVRRAVEMDPDLLLQWVQEAAGRLHGFVELVVRVNPRDLELLGDRSRGLERPGLRVVWVPDPQVEGGCVVESEAGKVDASLQTQLGSLRERLEEVLGA